A window from Polyangiaceae bacterium encodes these proteins:
- a CDS encoding tetratricopeptide repeat protein, translating into MIGPLDPLKEVSSIARLLKSAPAEEVRAEITRLHSLPLDALGAASREYARGALAQREGALDAACANLSLAAPSFESLGEVHAGKLAACEAILATVRRGPRTVYKDAIASLERIAKGAGDDLLVALVATHYRGTAERLLGDAQATQRSLLWALERSTPFLEERAKILNSLGTLYVVMGAHGAAQSLLEHAAELHQRHGDVIGEAIAYGQLGSAALALGDLERARRFLQRQEWLSSRVGDVFGQARSLIFLADVALARGRPDDALPLAQRAKELALGAKPPLRLWVAYATRAMGRARLNMGDKGAHAELEGAAAIFADVGNPLGSALTGWDRARRDARADNSDVPRADFFRPAWQLATLGMSGRVAEVLRDERASFPSDARASERSIAAAAQGLTHLTVNQEVELLYAAPDELASIADQRTAAMRNLARLSALSLAPRGLIIAAAASGGSSSSVQTAALPNDRTNAVAIADIPGLVVWAWQLATPTVQISRDLAVLRGMLGQDARVSLVRFPDARVISGPLAGEVGPRLEGVNFGSAIFAALALPGGTLLVAPDIEWDGESDALTTAAGFATQRGA; encoded by the coding sequence ATGATTGGACCTCTCGATCCGCTGAAGGAAGTCTCTTCGATCGCGCGCTTGTTGAAGAGCGCTCCTGCGGAGGAAGTGCGCGCGGAAATCACGCGCCTCCATTCGCTCCCGCTCGATGCGCTTGGAGCAGCATCACGCGAATATGCGCGTGGAGCGTTGGCGCAACGCGAAGGCGCGCTCGATGCAGCGTGTGCAAACTTGTCGCTCGCAGCGCCTTCGTTCGAGTCGCTCGGCGAAGTACACGCGGGCAAGCTTGCGGCGTGCGAGGCGATTCTTGCGACGGTGCGGCGCGGTCCGCGAACGGTTTACAAGGACGCGATCGCGTCGCTCGAACGCATTGCAAAAGGCGCCGGCGATGACCTGCTCGTGGCGCTCGTGGCGACGCATTATCGAGGCACCGCTGAACGGCTTCTCGGCGACGCTCAAGCGACGCAGCGCAGTCTTTTGTGGGCGCTCGAAAGGTCCACGCCGTTTCTGGAAGAGCGCGCCAAAATCCTCAATTCGCTCGGCACGCTGTACGTCGTCATGGGTGCGCACGGCGCGGCGCAATCGCTGCTCGAACATGCGGCGGAGCTGCATCAGCGACATGGTGACGTGATCGGTGAAGCCATCGCGTACGGGCAGCTCGGATCGGCGGCTCTCGCGCTTGGTGACCTCGAACGAGCGCGGCGGTTCTTGCAGCGTCAAGAATGGCTTTCATCGCGCGTGGGGGACGTGTTTGGACAGGCGCGATCGCTCATTTTTCTGGCGGATGTCGCGCTTGCTCGGGGACGCCCGGACGATGCACTTCCGCTTGCACAAAGGGCAAAGGAGCTCGCTCTCGGGGCCAAACCGCCGCTTCGCTTGTGGGTTGCGTACGCTACGCGAGCCATGGGGCGCGCGCGTCTCAACATGGGCGACAAGGGCGCGCATGCCGAGCTCGAAGGGGCAGCGGCGATCTTCGCCGATGTTGGCAATCCGCTCGGCAGTGCGCTAACGGGCTGGGATCGTGCGCGTCGTGATGCTCGAGCGGACAACTCCGACGTTCCGCGAGCCGACTTTTTCCGCCCTGCATGGCAACTCGCGACGCTCGGAATGTCGGGTCGCGTGGCGGAAGTTTTGCGGGACGAACGCGCGTCGTTTCCGAGTGATGCGCGCGCGTCGGAGCGTTCCATTGCGGCTGCTGCGCAAGGGTTGACGCACCTCACGGTCAATCAAGAAGTGGAATTGCTTTATGCGGCGCCGGATGAATTGGCGAGCATTGCGGACCAGCGGACGGCGGCGATGCGCAATCTCGCGCGGCTTTCTGCATTGTCGCTTGCGCCGCGGGGTTTGATCATTGCGGCCGCGGCAAGCGGCGGCTCGAGCTCGTCCGTGCAAACGGCGGCTCTTCCGAACGACCGGACGAATGCCGTGGCGATTGCGGACATTCCGGGGCTCGTCGTTTGGGCTTGGCAGCTTGCTACGCCCACGGTGCAAATCAGCCGTGATTTGGCGGTATTGCGTGGCATGCTCGGGCAGGATGCGCGCGTTTCGCTGGTGCGTTTTCCCGATGCTCGCGTGATTTCCGGACCGCTCGCGGGTGAAGTCGGACCGAGGCTCGAAGGTGTGAACTTTGGTTCGGCCATTTTTGCAGCGCTTGCATTACCTGGAGGAACCCTGCTCGTGGCGCCCGATATCGAATGGGATGGTGAATCGGATGCGCTCACCACTGCGGCTGGATTTGCGACCCAGCGTGGGGCGTGA
- a CDS encoding S8 family serine peptidase produces MTIESLIPSSRTSKAVQVALVDSGVDVSHPWLERSKIRSLHVVKQGEGFAVRPDEPVDRSGHGTACAGIIQRLAPFAELTSVCVLSPEGRCSRDGLLAAVRHCVREGFDVVNLSLGIDVPKGAPLRPTDYKSIVELYEIADLAYTAGVVLVAAGPNASAFRTYPGRFKSLIGVGRATSDDPEFLQTEITVDYEILAPGNDVVAPALGGGERRWTGTSFAAPHVTAHVARLRAERPRMTIQEIKAALHALAARRLERELARQTAASTREPIDVGARSEHGGAR; encoded by the coding sequence ATGACGATCGAAAGCCTCATCCCGTCCAGCCGCACGTCGAAGGCCGTGCAAGTGGCGCTCGTGGATTCGGGTGTCGACGTGTCGCATCCGTGGCTCGAGCGATCGAAGATCCGCTCGCTTCACGTCGTCAAGCAGGGGGAAGGTTTTGCAGTGCGTCCGGACGAACCAGTGGATCGATCGGGACACGGCACTGCGTGTGCGGGGATCATTCAGCGCCTTGCGCCGTTTGCGGAGCTCACGAGCGTGTGCGTGCTGTCGCCCGAGGGGCGTTGCTCGCGTGATGGGCTGCTCGCGGCAGTGCGGCATTGCGTGCGCGAAGGGTTTGACGTGGTGAACCTGAGTCTTGGTATCGACGTGCCGAAAGGCGCGCCGCTGCGGCCGACGGACTACAAGTCGATCGTGGAACTGTATGAAATCGCGGATCTCGCCTACACGGCGGGTGTCGTGCTCGTTGCGGCGGGGCCGAATGCGAGCGCGTTTCGCACGTATCCGGGGCGCTTCAAGTCGCTCATCGGCGTGGGTCGTGCGACGTCGGACGATCCCGAGTTCTTGCAGACGGAGATCACGGTCGACTACGAGATTCTCGCGCCGGGCAACGACGTGGTTGCTCCGGCGCTGGGTGGTGGTGAACGACGCTGGACGGGTACGTCGTTTGCGGCACCGCATGTGACGGCGCACGTAGCACGACTTCGAGCGGAACGACCGCGTATGACGATTCAAGAAATCAAGGCCGCGCTGCATGCACTCGCGGCCAGGAGGCTCGAGCGCGAATTGGCACGACAAACTGCCGCATCGACGCGCGAGCCCATCGACGTAGGCGCACGAAGCGAGCATGGAGGCGCGCGCTGA
- a CDS encoding J domain-containing protein, whose product MILPSRLSATTLGDLLGMLHRERTTGTLELTELWHTPGTRSGHYVHLRSGLVVDVETPLSKTPPLGEFLRREGFLSNTGYRVLMGHLEKHDRRSTGEILVAERLADAAIVEAALRVQVRMKLDVLFHLTEALVTFHAAGPPKRAARRIHPLTPRDFLVGRPRARDRAPTSEVRPRTRPAVWSEPFYTYERANDASQSRTPPPSSARTTQAKAHHEGPPHVSGRAKPTSTFLHLAPDVRRRALSKLGLPMTADEADVKRAFRKLAVELHPDKHATAPALHRDRSAARFAEVSEAYHLLVA is encoded by the coding sequence ATGATCCTGCCCAGTCGGCTGTCAGCGACGACGCTCGGCGATCTGCTCGGCATGCTCCATCGAGAGCGAACGACAGGCACCCTCGAGCTGACGGAGCTCTGGCACACGCCCGGAACGCGGTCGGGGCACTACGTTCACCTCCGAAGTGGGCTCGTCGTGGATGTCGAAACGCCGCTGTCGAAGACGCCTCCGCTCGGCGAATTTCTGCGGCGTGAAGGCTTCTTGAGCAACACCGGATACCGCGTGCTCATGGGGCACCTCGAGAAACACGATCGCCGATCGACCGGTGAGATCCTCGTGGCCGAGCGATTGGCCGACGCAGCGATCGTCGAAGCGGCGCTACGTGTGCAGGTGCGCATGAAGCTCGATGTCCTCTTTCATCTCACCGAAGCGCTCGTGACGTTTCACGCAGCGGGGCCCCCGAAGCGTGCAGCGCGACGGATCCATCCGCTCACGCCGCGTGATTTTTTGGTGGGTCGACCGCGAGCGCGGGATCGAGCTCCCACGTCCGAGGTTCGTCCGCGAACGCGTCCTGCCGTTTGGTCGGAGCCGTTTTACACGTACGAACGAGCAAACGATGCATCGCAATCGAGGACGCCTCCGCCGAGCAGTGCGCGGACGACGCAGGCGAAGGCGCATCACGAAGGTCCGCCGCACGTGAGTGGCCGTGCCAAACCAACGTCGACATTTTTGCACCTCGCGCCCGACGTGCGACGGCGTGCCTTGAGCAAGCTTGGGCTCCCCATGACGGCGGACGAAGCGGATGTGAAGCGCGCGTTTCGCAAGCTCGCCGTCGAGCTTCACCCGGACAAACACGCGACGGCGCCGGCGCTGCATCGCGATCGAAGCGCGGCGCGGTTTGCCGAAGTGAGCGAAGCGTACCACTTGCTGGTGGCGTGA
- a CDS encoding RNA polymerase factor sigma-32 produces MQTSSDQGSAISRYIAHIRQIPELSREEEVELARAFRDSGDERAAARLALANLRHVVSIAISYRRYGIPLADLIAEGNFGIVHAIRKYDPERGNRFVTYAAYWIRAYILNHVIHSWSLVGVGSGPLRSKMFFRLRRERARIAGLVGEGEAGDQMLADKFGAPAEKVIEMARRLEARDVSLDTKVFDDGARSLVDTLVADEQDQEERFLRAEEGARLREQLEEAVQNLDPRERYIVEARMMADPEEELSLAEIGRRLGVSRERARQLEARAKRKLRDRLLPLAA; encoded by the coding sequence GTGCAGACTTCAAGTGACCAAGGCAGCGCGATATCTCGGTACATTGCGCATATCCGGCAAATTCCGGAACTCTCCCGCGAGGAAGAGGTGGAGCTTGCCCGCGCGTTCCGGGATTCGGGAGACGAGCGAGCGGCAGCGAGGCTGGCGCTCGCCAATTTGCGGCATGTCGTGTCGATTGCAATAAGTTATCGGCGTTATGGCATTCCGCTTGCGGACCTCATTGCCGAGGGGAACTTCGGTATCGTGCATGCGATCCGCAAGTACGACCCCGAGCGAGGAAATCGATTCGTCACGTATGCCGCATATTGGATACGTGCGTACATCCTGAACCACGTGATTCATTCGTGGAGTCTGGTCGGCGTGGGTTCGGGGCCTTTGCGGTCGAAGATGTTTTTCCGGCTGCGGCGAGAGCGGGCGCGTATTGCAGGGCTCGTCGGGGAAGGAGAAGCGGGCGATCAAATGCTGGCGGACAAGTTTGGTGCGCCGGCTGAAAAGGTAATTGAAATGGCGCGGCGTCTCGAAGCGCGCGACGTGTCGCTCGATACGAAAGTATTCGACGATGGCGCTCGGTCGCTGGTCGATACGCTGGTTGCGGACGAGCAGGATCAGGAAGAGCGGTTTTTGCGGGCGGAAGAAGGTGCGCGCCTGCGCGAGCAACTCGAAGAAGCCGTGCAAAACCTGGATCCTCGCGAGAGGTACATCGTCGAAGCGCGCATGATGGCCGATCCGGAGGAAGAGCTGTCGCTTGCGGAAATTGGCCGAAGGCTGGGCGTTTCGCGTGAGCGAGCGCGGCAGCTCGAAGCGCGGGCGAAGCGGAAGCTGCGCGACAGGCTGTTGCCGCTGGCGGCGTGA
- the erpA gene encoding iron-sulfur cluster insertion protein ErpA produces MSISITPKAAEKVLEIATAEELLGQGLRLRVIGGGCAGFSYDLYFEDKPTDMDETFEDKGIKLFIDPLSYQYLEGTEIDYVEGLHGSGFKFSNPNVKSTCGCGSSFSA; encoded by the coding sequence ATGTCTATCAGCATTACGCCCAAGGCGGCCGAGAAAGTATTAGAGATTGCGACGGCAGAAGAGTTGTTGGGTCAGGGTTTGCGTTTGCGCGTGATTGGCGGGGGGTGTGCTGGGTTCTCGTACGATCTCTATTTCGAGGACAAACCGACGGACATGGATGAAACGTTCGAGGACAAAGGGATCAAGTTGTTCATCGATCCTTTGAGCTACCAGTACCTCGAGGGGACGGAGATTGATTACGTCGAGGGTCTTCACGGGTCTGGGTTCAAGTTTTCCAACCCGAATGTGAAGAGCACTTGCGGGTGCGGTTCGTCCTTCTCGGCTTGA